CCTGTTATATCTATTAACCGCTATTATTGCGGagtcgatataatattatagacctttcattcgtattttaaataaacattcaaaatttatatatgtctATTGTATGCAAAAATGTACAGCTTTGATCaataccataatttattttcgattATCATTCGATAACACATAAACAGATTCGAACAAATTATCgatcgtaaaatataaattgttaattatcgtgtttgataaattattcacaGTGACTTAAAAACTGGGGACATCGATCAAAATTATTCGTCGATGCAATTGGTCATCATCAGTCGGGTGATATCgtaattgattttgattttctcCGTTACAGTTCGGCCTCCTGCTGTGCCGCCGACCTTGTGGTGGACTGGCCATCGGATGGACAAGCGGGCCGCCCCTAAGATAACCAACAAGAATCCGTTcgcggcggtggcggccgCGTCTTCAACCACACCGTTGGCCGACGGTCGGTGCATGGCCCGCGTGCAGTCCGCCCTCGGCGACATGATGTCTGCGGCGACTGGCGTTAAAAACGGAAACCGACGTCATACCGCCGTCCCGCAGTCGCTGTCCGGTTTCATGGACCTGTCCGGTTACGCGCTACACCAACGGTTGCGGACGGCACCCGGCGCCGAAATGTACGTGACCGGAATGCGCGCCAAAGTGATGCCGCCACgtgacgccgccgccgcggagTCCTCGCCGAGCGGCGCCGACGCCGGCGGTGGGGCCGGTAGCGGCGGTGTGGGTGGCGACCGTTCGTGGGCTCGGGTTGACGGGTGCCGGTACGATCCGCTTGGCAACACGCTCGAGGCACGCATGCGGTTCGGCCGCACGTTGATGGTGTCCGGCTCGGTGCGGCTATTgtacggcggtggcggcggtggcggtgttGGCGGCGGAGGCGAAACCGGATGTGACATGACGCTGCGTCTCAGGCCCCGAGCCGGTCTGGGATTTACGGCCGCGCCGCTCACCGTGCCGGAAAAATCGCCGCCCAACCGTCTGACGGCCATGCCAACGATGACCATTCGCACAACGGCCACGTTCATAGATCCCGAACCCGCCGACGACCCGGCCGGCGCGTACGTGAGCGTCCACTCTTACAACTGCGTGGGCGGGGCGGCGGGATTCCCCGGCAACAGGGAACGGCCGGTGGCGATGGCCGCTTCGTCTGATCGCTACGAACAGTTTTTGTCGTCCGAATTGGGCGGCGGCACTAGCGACGAACTGCTGTTGTCGGCCGGCGGCGAAACCGACGTGGACGCGGACGACGGCGGCACAGAGTCCAACAGCGGCGGTCTGGGCGACGAGCGTAGTGGTCGGCGCCCGTccacgtcgtcgtcgtcttcgTCAGCGTCCGACGAAACCGCACCCGCCGATAACCCGCCCGTTTCAGTCGACTTCCCCTACGTCTCGGCCGGCTTCGTCAACCCACCGGCACCCAGCCCGGAACCCAGGCTCCACAGGATACAGTACCACAACAAACTACCCCAGCACCCACTGTTGACCATCGCGTCCTCCGCTTCCCCCGCTGCCAACGGCCCACAACACCAGCAGGCGCAGGCGCAGGACCAACTCCTCATGGAAATGGAAGACGTGTTCGTCCGCGGAGTTCGATCCCTGTTGGCCAAACACATGGAACGCACTCTGAAACCCGTCTTGAAGGACTCGCTCATGGCCAACATGGGCTACACAGTGTCGTACggttgacatattttattattgtgtcgtTACACTGCATGCGCAGTGTACATTACcctaaattttttagtttttttatataatttatatacacatatatatatatatatatatatatatatatatatataaactttaaccggttagtcaatattatatagtaactatatatgactacgtattatacaatgcaataacttattttgaaatatttatgtttaacacaaaatattttaacgatcAATTCTGTTTGTGTTgcttaaaaacaatactaaCGATGGAAGTCGtgtcaaacatattattatcatgttgtattatttttataaaaggtgttatttatatcatacacaaatattgtttagatTCTGCCATTGAGAAtgcatcattaaattaatataatatatcaccaTACttgagtattataaaaataaacgagtTCTGAAAACCGTCATATCTATATGTCATAACGGTTATTG
This genomic stretch from Rhopalosiphum maidis isolate BTI-1 chromosome 3, ASM367621v3, whole genome shotgun sequence harbors:
- the LOC113556342 gene encoding uncharacterized protein LOC113556342, with amino-acid sequence MALKIWTFLLVMSLPAAERGRGFGSLAATVLGNIDYHRIQQKLFIPNSIGDDDDIIIRPPAVPPTLWWTGHRMDKRAAPKITNKNPFAAVAAASSTTPLADGRCMARVQSALGDMMSAATGVKNGNRRHTAVPQSLSGFMDLSGYALHQRLRTAPGAEMYVTGMRAKVMPPRDAAAAESSPSGADAGGGAGSGGVGGDRSWARVDGCRYDPLGNTLEARMRFGRTLMVSGSVRLLYGGGGGGGVGGGGETGCDMTLRLRPRAGLGFTAAPLTVPEKSPPNRLTAMPTMTIRTTATFIDPEPADDPAGAYVSVHSYNCVGGAAGFPGNRERPVAMAASSDRYEQFLSSELGGGTSDELLLSAGGETDVDADDGGTESNSGGLGDERSGRRPSTSSSSSSASDETAPADNPPVSVDFPYVSAGFVNPPAPSPEPRLHRIQYHNKLPQHPLLTIASSASPAANGPQHQQAQAQDQLLMEMEDVFVRGVRSLLAKHMERTLKPVLKDSLMANMGYTVSYG